One region of Mangifera indica cultivar Alphonso chromosome 3, CATAS_Mindica_2.1, whole genome shotgun sequence genomic DNA includes:
- the LOC123210839 gene encoding uncharacterized protein LOC123210839: protein MAIVSDQKLRKSFSEERRLLMLKDYLLDDLSSCSSNGFKSFPRRQCCTTVRFLLEVDLNTKHSHSQKYNAKPSFLRRSRSKATSTTISALHRASEVLRNAVKQIPFPTVKSPSQSSTQQKRKKGLLPRSFSRKLLKRSFWRKAADKEEHTIKRWKVFQEFLEEKHQPSNENSHQPSTTTLTSHRVSTSTSSKSNSASWTESDFAILRSTSGNSEISTLNDVEDSKVKRVISSRVGVIVGGDSITNCDEDNTKEWPIEEEKEQFSPVSVLDCPFEDDKDSSSPSSPFQNRLARMEGTKQKLMQKIRCFETLAHLEPLDLEKRIAFSELEDETGESPFQSCSLFDDETEKKVSKLLKEVRSSTQSDSLMCKAENLLSHFFREKIEEENARVDWKELLKVAQNWINGESQELLMGWEVESGRKVYVKEMEKNGRFRNAEEEKEEVGLDLEVQIFTTLVNELVLDIFMQ, encoded by the exons ATGGCTATCGTTTCCGATCAAAAGCTGAGGAAGAGTTTTTCCGAAGAAAGAAGGCTTTTGATGCTTAAAGATTATCTTCTAGATGATCTGAGTTCTTGTTCATCCAACGGCTTCAAATCATTTCCACGTCGACAATGCTGCACGACCGTCAGATTTCTCCTCGAGGTCGATCTTAACACCAAACATTCACATTCACAGAAATACAACGCTAAGCCGTCGTTTCTTCGAAGAAGTCGTTCAAAGGCTACTTCCACAACCATCTCTGCTCTTCACAGAGCTTCAGAGGTTCTGCGTAACGCCGTTAAGCAAATTCCGTTTCCTACCGTTAAGTCTCCTTCACAGTCGTCCACACAACAAAAACGCAAAAAAGGACTTCTCCCCAGAAGTTTTTCACGTAAGCTGTTGAAAAGAAGCTTTTGGAGAAAAGCAGCTGATAAAGAAGAACATACAATCAAACGGTGGAAAGTGTTCCAAGAGTTCCTAGAAGAAAAACACCAACCGTCCAATGAAAACTCCCATCAACCCTCCACAACAACTTTAACTTCCCACAGGGTTTCAACAAGTACCAGCAGTAAGAGTAATAGTGCCAGCTGGACAGAGAGTGATTTCGCAATTTTACGGTCAACAAGCGGTAATTCTGAGATATCAACTTTAAACGACGTCGAAGACAGTAAAGTAAAGAGAGTGATCAGCAGCAGAGTTGGCGTAATCGTCGGAGGGGATTCCATCACCAACTGTGATGAAGATAACACAAAG GAATGGCCAATTGAGGAAGAGAAGGAACAATTCAGTCCAGTGTCTGTGCTTGATTGTCCATTTGAAGATGATAAAGATAGTAGCTCTCCTTCTTCTCCTTTCCAAAATAGACTTGCCCGCATGGAAG GAACTAAACAAAAGCTTATGCAAAAGATCAGATGCTTTGAAACTCTGGCTCATTTGGAACCGCTGGACTTAGAGAAGAGAATCGCTTTCTCAGAACTCGAGGATGAAACTGGTGAATCTCCGTTTCAATCTTGCTCGTTGTTTGATGATGAAACGGAGAAGAAAGTGAGCAAACTACTTAAGGAGGTAAGATCATCGACTCAGTCAGATAGTTTAATGTGCAAGGCAGAGAATCTACTTTCACACTTTTTCAGAgaaaagattgaagaagaaaatgcaaGAGTGGATTGGAAAGAGTTGTTGAAGGTGGCACAAAATTGGATTAATGGAGAATCCCAAGAATTGTTGATGGGGTGGGAGGTTGAAAGTGGAAGAAAAGTTTATGTTAAAGAAATGGAGAAAAATGGGAGGTTTAGGAATGCTGAGGAGGAAAAAGAAGAGGTGGGTCTGGATTTGGAGGTTCAGATTTTCACTACTTTAGTGAATGAGTTAGTTCTTGATATCTTCATGCAGTGA
- the LOC123210530 gene encoding dehydration-responsive element-binding protein 1E-like, which yields MEKQESSSSSTLSDASSARRVSDFDVDGHLLATSRPKKRAGRRVFKETRHPVYRGVRQRNKNKWVCELREPNKKTRIWLGTYPTPEMAARAHDVAALALRGKSACLNFADSAWRLPVPASNDPIDIRKTAAEAAEAHRPHEFDEISDGETTLKASTEVSCDFNNKEEEVERFHVDTCLPESVYFMDQEALFDLPGLLTELAAGLLLSPPPLPTGSNINWEDGEDDGCVSLWSHSI from the coding sequence ATGGAAAAGCAAGAGTCCTCGTCGTCGTCAACGTTATCCGACGCCAGCTCAGCCAGGCGAGTTTCAGACTTCGACGTGGATGGGCATTTACTAGCAACAAGCCGGCCGAAGAAGCGAGCGGGACGCAGAGTGTTCAAGGAGACTCGACATCCGGTTTATAGAGGCGTGAGGCAGAGGAACAAAAACAAATGGGTTTGTGAATTACGCGAGCCCAACAAGAAAACACGTATATGGCTAGGAACGTATCCAACCCCAGAAATGGCCGCGCGGGCTCATGATGTTGCTGCACTGGCGCTTAGGGGAAAATCAGCCTGCCTAAATTTTGCAGACTCGGCGTGGAGATTGCCGGTTCCAGCATCAAACGACCCGATTGATATAAGAAAGACTGCAGCTGAGGCAGCGGAAGCTCATAGGCCGCATgagtttgatgaaatttctgACGGCGAAACTACTCTAAAAGCTTCAACAGAAGTTTCGTGTGACTTCAATAACAAGGAGGAAGAAGTAGAAAGGTTTCATGTAGACACTTGTTTGCCGGAGAGTGTTTACTTCATGGATCAAGAAGCGTTATTTGATCTGCCAGGATTGCTTACGGAATTGGCAGCTGGTCTTCTACTTTCCCCACCACCTCTTCCTACTGGAAGCAATATAAACTGGGAGGATGGGGAAGATGATGGGTGTGTATCACTGTGGAGTCATTCCATTTGA